Proteins from a genomic interval of Stenotrophomonas maltophilia R551-3:
- a CDS encoding VOC family protein — MQLGAFSVSLSVKDLAVSRSFYEALGFSVTGGDPAQNWLVMRSNGTVIGLFQGMFEGNLLTFNPGWDQHKQELPRFQDVRELQAELDAKGIELAVRTDPDGQGTGYLQLADPDGNVILIDQHVARPTGT, encoded by the coding sequence ATGCAGCTTGGCGCCTTTTCGGTCAGCCTCTCGGTGAAGGATCTCGCGGTTTCCCGCAGCTTCTACGAGGCCCTCGGCTTTTCGGTCACCGGCGGTGACCCGGCGCAGAACTGGCTGGTGATGCGCAGCAACGGCACGGTGATCGGGCTGTTCCAGGGCATGTTCGAAGGCAATCTGCTGACCTTCAACCCCGGCTGGGACCAGCACAAGCAGGAACTGCCCCGCTTCCAGGATGTGCGTGAGCTGCAGGCAGAGCTGGATGCCAAGGGCATCGAACTGGCGGTCCGCACCGATCCCGATGGCCAGGGTACGGGCTATCTGCAACTGGCCGATCCCGACGGCAACGTGATCCTGATCGACCAGCATGTGGCCCGCCCCACGGGCACCTAG
- a CDS encoding sensor histidine kinase produces MKVRKPGPLYRRVLWWLLGYLALLSLAVFSVGNYVHEHAEHAAWRALLNSELDSIVEHVEHEPHYRWQDSDTLSLYRFDAINLPDSLRTLHPGLHDGVMVKGREMAVMVRETQSMGRVALALDISDFHDLEQFATRWVMLAGVIMIFVTVLMASFGMERMVRPLSLLAQHIATLRPGAQGQRIDVDPRGSSELHTIADALNDYLDRNEQFVERERVFISTASHELRTPIAVMTGAAELALEQPGLPERARQQIQRVLRTAQGVEQLIELLLVLARDPDRLASRAERIALDQLLPEIVDDHRHLLGDKDLSIGIQAAPVDIVAPLAVVQAAIGNLLRNAIENSGRGHIELRLSSSAVLTLQDPGHGMSPEEIAAIHARMARGERADRGGIGLDLIARLCEHLGWTLQLQPCEPRGTRASLDFSASRPTSR; encoded by the coding sequence ATGAAGGTGCGTAAGCCCGGCCCGCTGTACCGGCGCGTGCTGTGGTGGTTGCTGGGGTACCTGGCGCTGCTGTCACTGGCGGTGTTCAGCGTTGGCAACTACGTGCATGAGCATGCCGAGCACGCGGCCTGGCGCGCGCTGCTCAATTCCGAGCTGGACAGCATCGTCGAGCATGTCGAACACGAGCCGCATTACCGCTGGCAGGATTCGGACACGCTCAGCCTCTACCGCTTCGATGCGATCAACCTGCCCGACAGCCTGCGCACCCTGCATCCCGGGCTGCATGACGGGGTGATGGTGAAGGGCCGCGAGATGGCGGTGATGGTGCGCGAGACCCAGTCGATGGGACGGGTGGCGCTGGCGCTGGATATCTCCGACTTCCACGACCTGGAGCAGTTCGCGACCCGCTGGGTGATGCTGGCCGGCGTGATCATGATCTTCGTTACCGTGCTGATGGCCTCGTTCGGCATGGAGCGGATGGTGCGGCCGCTGAGCCTGCTGGCCCAGCACATTGCCACGTTGCGGCCGGGGGCGCAGGGCCAGCGCATCGATGTTGATCCGCGTGGCAGCTCCGAGCTGCACACGATTGCCGATGCCCTGAACGACTACCTGGATCGCAACGAGCAGTTCGTCGAACGCGAGCGGGTCTTCATCAGCACCGCCAGCCATGAACTGCGCACGCCGATCGCGGTGATGACCGGTGCCGCCGAGCTGGCGCTGGAGCAGCCGGGCCTACCCGAACGTGCGCGCCAGCAGATCCAGCGCGTGTTGCGCACCGCACAGGGCGTGGAACAGCTGATCGAGCTGCTGCTGGTACTGGCCCGCGACCCCGATCGCCTGGCCTCGCGTGCCGAACGCATCGCGCTGGACCAGTTGCTGCCGGAGATCGTCGACGACCATCGCCACCTGCTTGGGGACAAGGACCTTAGCATTGGTATCCAGGCGGCACCGGTGGACATCGTTGCGCCGCTGGCGGTGGTGCAGGCGGCGATCGGCAACCTGCTGCGCAATGCCATCGAGAACAGTGGGCGTGGCCATATTGAGCTACGGCTGAGTTCGTCGGCGGTGCTGACTCTGCAGGATCCCGGTCATGGCATGAGCCCCGAGGAGATCGCGGCGATCCATGCGCGGATGGCGCGGGGCGAGCGAGCCGACCGCGGCGGCATCGGCCTGGACCTGATCGCGCGGCTGTGCGAACACCTGGGCTGGACCCTGCAGCTGCAGCCCTGCGAACCGCGTGGCACGCGGGCGAGCCTGGACTTCAGCGCCTCGCGTCCCACATCGCGGTAG
- a CDS encoding ArnT family glycosyltransferase: MLPEPAVPVALPRQWRLPLLWLLIIAALAAGIGLRQPQPPDEPRFVLAARTMVESGQWLLPHRGSELYAEKPPVFMWLQAAAYEIVGSWQWSFLLPSLLGALLSLWLVSDLARRLWSPRHAMYALAALFCTLQFGLMAKRAQIDMVLVGMTTVALWGLMRHLCERRNLPALWLAGFAAGLGTVTKGVGFLPLLIVLPWFGWWLFQRRRGYTVDGPHPATLLWLIPAFLLGVGVWLAPLGWALLHSPSAELQAYAHELLFKQTGTRYANAWHHRQPAWYYLQVILTLWLPGSLLLPMLFKPWWRRLRRGDRRQWLLLGWAVLVLVFFSASPGKREVYLLPMLPALALAVAPLLPGLLRRLCVRRYLFGYSMVLMLATGVLGVMLMTEHPWAVAQLERRAMPDTLLPVLGDGLLTFAIALATLIVWLRIRRAATLVLLTHGMLWMLYGLVLIPALDPYASASALMRRVGARIGPDAELALVAWREQNLLQADRPVREFGFKRPWAEQWHDAGPWLAQAPEKRWLLVLDDAMSPCVDPAKVIDIGVANRNRWQLLPGTAWDAECHAERTGSTAEED; encoded by the coding sequence TTGCTCCCGGAGCCTGCCGTGCCCGTAGCCTTGCCCCGCCAATGGCGCCTGCCCCTGTTGTGGCTGCTGATCATCGCTGCGCTGGCAGCGGGTATCGGCCTCCGGCAGCCACAACCGCCGGACGAGCCGCGATTCGTGCTGGCAGCCAGGACCATGGTCGAGAGCGGGCAGTGGCTGCTGCCGCACCGTGGCAGCGAGCTGTACGCGGAGAAGCCGCCGGTGTTCATGTGGCTGCAGGCGGCCGCCTACGAAATTGTCGGCAGCTGGCAGTGGTCGTTCCTGTTGCCCTCATTGCTGGGTGCCCTGCTCAGTCTGTGGCTGGTGTCGGATCTGGCGCGGCGGCTGTGGTCGCCCCGGCATGCGATGTACGCGCTGGCAGCGCTGTTCTGCACCCTGCAGTTCGGGCTGATGGCCAAGCGCGCGCAGATCGACATGGTGCTGGTGGGCATGACTACCGTGGCCCTGTGGGGGCTGATGCGTCATCTGTGTGAACGTCGCAACCTTCCCGCACTGTGGCTGGCCGGTTTTGCTGCCGGGCTGGGTACGGTGACCAAGGGCGTCGGCTTCCTGCCGCTGCTGATTGTGCTGCCCTGGTTCGGCTGGTGGCTGTTCCAGCGCCGTCGCGGGTACACCGTGGACGGCCCGCATCCTGCCACCCTGCTGTGGCTGATTCCCGCGTTCCTGCTGGGCGTGGGCGTGTGGCTGGCGCCGCTGGGCTGGGCCCTGCTGCATTCACCCAGCGCCGAACTGCAGGCCTACGCGCATGAGCTGTTGTTCAAGCAGACCGGCACCCGCTACGCCAATGCCTGGCACCACCGGCAGCCGGCCTGGTACTACCTGCAGGTGATCCTGACCCTGTGGCTGCCCGGCAGCCTGCTGCTGCCGATGCTGTTCAAGCCCTGGTGGCGCCGCCTGCGTCGAGGCGACCGTCGCCAGTGGCTGTTGCTGGGCTGGGCCGTACTGGTGCTGGTGTTCTTCAGCGCCAGCCCGGGCAAGCGCGAGGTGTACCTGTTGCCGATGCTGCCGGCGCTGGCCCTGGCCGTCGCGCCGCTGCTGCCGGGCCTGCTGCGTCGGCTGTGCGTACGCCGCTACCTGTTCGGCTACAGCATGGTGCTGATGCTGGCCACCGGCGTACTCGGCGTGATGTTGATGACCGAGCATCCCTGGGCGGTGGCCCAGCTGGAACGCCGTGCAATGCCGGACACCCTGCTGCCGGTGCTCGGTGATGGCCTGCTGACCTTCGCCATCGCCCTGGCCACGCTGATCGTGTGGTTGCGGATACGTCGTGCTGCAACGCTGGTACTGCTCACCCACGGCATGCTGTGGATGCTCTACGGCCTGGTGCTGATTCCAGCGCTGGATCCCTACGCCTCGGCCTCGGCGCTGATGCGCAGGGTTGGCGCGCGGATCGGCCCGGACGCCGAACTGGCCCTGGTCGCCTGGCGCGAACAGAACCTGTTGCAGGCCGACCGCCCGGTGCGCGAGTTCGGCTTCAAGCGACCGTGGGCAGAGCAGTGGCACGACGCCGGCCCATGGCTGGCTCAGGCGCCCGAGAAACGTTGGCTGCTGGTACTGGACGATGCGATGAGCCCCTGCGTGGACCCAGCCAAAGTGATTGATATCGGTGTTGCCAATCGCAATCGTTGGCAACTGCTTCCCGGTACCGCGTGGGACGCGGAATGCCATGCCGAACGCACCGGGTCGACTGCCGAAGAAGACTGA
- a CDS encoding phosphoethanolamine transferase, whose translation MSASVQRPARLPALAGLLRWRPQLSTEALITLTSLFFAVAGNGLFWHSAMASHPGSLRYALSLLLLLLGAHGLLLGILVWRWNAKVVISVLLLVTAFAAHYMSRYHIYLDADMLRNVLATDPKESRELMTVSLLWPLLLLAVLPMVVLWRVQLRRRSWGHSLLWRIGFLVVAAVTALGGALISFQDVSALMRNQREVRYLATPANVLLGLPRALRGDNPVQRAPKLPIGTDAKATPRAPASKPRLLVIVMGETVRAQNWGLNGGRNTTPELAQASVVNFPDMHSCGTSTEVSLPCLFSPWGRHDYDEKKIRAHQSLLHVLNRAGIAPLWRDNQSGCKGVCEGLDFQSLSDATTPGLCADGRCMDEILLQDLATQVRTKPGDRVVVLHQLGNHGPAYFERYPPAFRRFTPTCDTRDIGRCSREEITNSYDNAVLYTDHFLTKTIGTLQGMQEYDTAMIYLSDHGESLGEKGLFLHGVPYAIAPAEQTRVPMTMWFSQGFASSRGLNLQCLRARSAAYTDHDNLFPSVLGLMQVKTSLYERDRDVFANCEG comes from the coding sequence ATGAGTGCATCGGTCCAACGCCCCGCCCGCCTCCCTGCATTGGCGGGTCTTCTGCGCTGGCGTCCGCAGCTGTCCACCGAAGCATTGATCACGCTGACCAGCCTGTTCTTCGCGGTGGCCGGCAACGGCCTGTTCTGGCACAGCGCGATGGCCAGCCATCCGGGTAGCCTGCGCTACGCGCTTTCGTTGCTGCTGTTGCTGCTGGGCGCGCACGGCCTGCTGCTGGGCATCCTGGTCTGGCGCTGGAACGCCAAGGTGGTGATCAGCGTGCTGCTGCTGGTGACCGCGTTCGCTGCGCATTACATGAGCCGTTACCACATCTATCTGGATGCGGACATGCTGCGCAATGTGCTGGCGACCGATCCCAAGGAAAGCCGCGAGCTGATGACCGTGTCGCTGCTGTGGCCGCTATTGCTGCTGGCAGTGCTGCCGATGGTGGTGCTGTGGCGCGTGCAGCTGCGCCGCCGCAGCTGGGGCCACAGCCTGTTGTGGCGCATCGGCTTCCTGGTGGTGGCGGCGGTGACCGCACTCGGCGGTGCGCTGATTTCGTTCCAGGATGTTTCGGCACTGATGCGCAACCAGCGCGAAGTGCGTTACCTGGCCACCCCGGCCAATGTGCTGCTGGGCCTGCCGCGTGCACTGCGTGGCGACAACCCGGTGCAGCGCGCACCGAAGCTGCCGATCGGCACCGACGCCAAGGCCACCCCACGCGCCCCGGCCAGCAAGCCGCGGCTGCTGGTGATCGTCATGGGCGAGACCGTGCGCGCGCAGAACTGGGGCCTCAACGGCGGCCGCAACACCACCCCGGAACTGGCACAGGCCAGCGTGGTCAATTTCCCCGACATGCATTCGTGCGGGACCAGCACCGAGGTTTCACTGCCGTGCCTGTTCTCGCCGTGGGGCCGCCACGACTACGACGAGAAGAAGATCCGCGCGCACCAGTCGCTGCTGCACGTACTGAACCGCGCCGGCATCGCCCCGTTGTGGCGTGACAACCAGTCCGGCTGCAAGGGCGTGTGCGAGGGCCTGGATTTCCAGTCGCTGTCCGACGCGACCACCCCGGGCCTGTGCGCCGATGGCCGCTGCATGGACGAGATCCTGTTGCAGGACCTGGCCACCCAGGTACGTACGAAACCGGGTGACCGGGTGGTGGTGCTGCATCAGCTGGGCAACCATGGCCCGGCCTACTTCGAGCGCTACCCACCTGCGTTCCGACGCTTCACCCCGACCTGCGACACCCGTGACATCGGCCGCTGCTCGCGCGAAGAAATCACCAACAGCTACGACAACGCCGTGCTGTACACCGATCACTTCCTGACCAAGACCATCGGCACGCTGCAGGGCATGCAGGAATACGACACGGCGATGATCTACCTGTCCGACCACGGCGAGTCGCTGGGCGAGAAGGGCCTGTTCCTGCACGGCGTGCCTTACGCCATCGCCCCGGCCGAGCAGACCCGGGTGCCGATGACGATGTGGTTCTCGCAGGGCTTCGCCAGCAGCCGCGGATTGAACCTGCAGTGCCTGCGTGCACGATCGGCAGCGTATACCGACCACGACAACCTGTTCCCGTCGGTGCTGGGCCTGATGCAGGTGAAGACATCGCTGTACGAGCGCGATCGCGACGTGTTCGCCAACTGCGAGGGTTGA
- a CDS encoding siderophore-interacting protein has translation MAAQQTYRLFEVALKERRVLSPSLDRMVFTGADVARMKTEGPDQRIKVFFPLPGQEVPQVPSGEDWYPRYRALPDELRPPMRTYTIRQLRAEQGEVDVDFVIHGVTGPASRWAMHARPGDRVVLLAPDADCADSSEGWEWKPPASVGQVLLVADETALPAVAGILEELAAMPDPPRTLALLEVAQAGDAVPLKAPGTAELVWLPRGQAAYGQPLLQAVQERLAATSSVADGDALDEIDVDAQILWEQADASVAGPLYAWVAGEAGAVMAIRRHLVRDCGLDRRAITFMGYWRHGKVLD, from the coding sequence ATGGCTGCGCAGCAGACCTACCGCCTGTTCGAGGTGGCGCTGAAGGAGCGCCGCGTTCTTTCCCCTTCCCTGGACCGCATGGTGTTCACCGGTGCCGACGTGGCGCGGATGAAGACCGAAGGCCCGGACCAGCGGATCAAGGTGTTCTTCCCCTTGCCCGGCCAGGAGGTGCCACAGGTGCCCAGCGGCGAGGACTGGTATCCGCGCTACCGGGCCCTGCCTGATGAGCTGCGGCCGCCGATGCGCACCTACACCATCCGCCAGCTGCGCGCCGAGCAGGGCGAGGTCGACGTCGATTTCGTCATCCACGGCGTGACCGGACCCGCTTCGCGCTGGGCCATGCATGCACGGCCGGGCGACCGCGTCGTGCTGCTGGCCCCCGATGCCGACTGTGCCGACAGCAGTGAAGGTTGGGAATGGAAGCCACCGGCCAGTGTCGGTCAGGTACTGCTGGTGGCCGATGAAACGGCGTTGCCTGCGGTGGCGGGCATTCTCGAAGAACTGGCGGCCATGCCTGATCCGCCGCGCACGCTGGCATTGCTGGAAGTGGCCCAGGCCGGCGATGCGGTGCCGTTGAAAGCGCCGGGCACGGCCGAGCTGGTGTGGTTGCCGCGTGGGCAGGCCGCCTATGGCCAGCCGCTGTTGCAGGCGGTCCAGGAACGGCTGGCAGCGACCTCGAGCGTGGCCGATGGTGATGCTTTGGACGAGATCGACGTCGATGCGCAGATCCTCTGGGAGCAGGCCGATGCCAGCGTGGCCGGACCGCTGTATGCCTGGGTGGCCGGCGAGGCGGGTGCGGTGATGGCGATCCGCCGCCATCTGGTGCGTGACTGCGGACTGGACCGCCGCGCCATCACCTTCATGGGCTACTGGCGGCACGGAAAAGTGCTGGACTGA
- a CDS encoding DUF819 domain-containing protein codes for MPTEPATALISNDIVGLGLIAATLALIFWAASGPTPLLKKIFAWVPALLLCYFVPAIYNTAGVIDGHNTSLYNPVARDVLLPAALVLLTLSIDLKGIAKLGPKLLIVFCAGTAGIMLGAIVSFQLMKLIHPETVAGDTWAGMAALAGSWIGGGANMVAMREVFGTDATTFGQFAVVDVACASLWMAILLFMANRAQQIDTRNGADTRAIDEMKARISAYEAQNARIPSMTDLMVIVGVALGGVGLAHAIAAPLSGWFKANVSWASQFSLDSQFVWVILLSTAMGLTLSFTRARRLEAAGASRLGTVFLYFLIACIGMQMNLLSLLDRPWLFLLGAIWMATHVLVLWVVAKLLRAPLFFFAIGSQGNIGAAASAPVVAAAFHPTLAPVGVLLGTVGYATGTGLAYVTGLILKWMAGA; via the coding sequence ATGCCGACCGAACCCGCTACTGCCCTGATCAGCAACGACATCGTTGGACTGGGCCTGATTGCCGCCACCCTGGCCCTGATCTTCTGGGCTGCCAGTGGTCCGACGCCCCTGCTGAAGAAGATCTTCGCCTGGGTGCCGGCACTGCTCTTGTGTTACTTCGTTCCGGCCATCTACAACACCGCCGGTGTCATCGATGGCCACAACACGTCGTTGTACAACCCGGTCGCGCGTGATGTGCTGCTGCCTGCCGCGCTGGTCCTGCTGACCCTGTCGATCGACCTGAAGGGCATCGCCAAGCTTGGTCCCAAGCTGCTGATCGTGTTCTGCGCCGGCACCGCCGGCATCATGCTGGGCGCCATCGTCTCGTTCCAGCTGATGAAGCTGATCCATCCGGAAACGGTGGCCGGTGACACCTGGGCCGGCATGGCCGCACTGGCCGGCAGCTGGATCGGTGGCGGCGCCAACATGGTCGCCATGCGCGAAGTGTTCGGCACCGATGCCACCACCTTCGGCCAGTTCGCCGTGGTCGATGTGGCCTGCGCCAGCCTGTGGATGGCCATCCTGCTGTTCATGGCCAACCGCGCGCAGCAGATCGACACCCGCAACGGTGCCGACACCCGTGCCATCGACGAAATGAAGGCACGCATCAGTGCCTACGAGGCGCAGAACGCACGCATTCCCAGCATGACCGACCTGATGGTGATTGTCGGTGTGGCTTTGGGAGGTGTCGGCCTTGCGCATGCGATCGCCGCGCCGCTGTCGGGCTGGTTCAAGGCCAACGTCAGCTGGGCCAGCCAGTTCAGCCTGGACAGTCAGTTCGTGTGGGTGATCCTGCTGTCCACCGCGATGGGCCTGACGCTCAGCTTCACCCGCGCCCGCCGCCTGGAAGCCGCCGGTGCTTCGCGACTGGGCACGGTGTTCCTGTACTTCCTGATCGCCTGCATCGGCATGCAGATGAACCTGCTGTCGCTGCTGGATCGGCCGTGGCTGTTCCTGCTCGGTGCGATCTGGATGGCGACCCACGTGCTGGTGCTGTGGGTGGTGGCCAAGCTGCTGCGCGCACCGCTGTTCTTCTTCGCGATTGGTTCGCAGGGCAACATCGGTGCGGCGGCATCTGCGCCGGTGGTGGCAGCGGCCTTCCATCCGACGCTGGCGCCGGTGGGCGTGCTGCTGGGTACGGTTGGTTATGCCACAGGCACCGGGCTGGCCTATGTCACCGGCCTGATCCTGAAATGGATGGCCGGTGCCTGA
- a CDS encoding M2 family metallopeptidase: MKHRHLLLASAIAAATLALAACKKEAAPGTDTASSSAPAGETADQFVARINAEFKAAYPEMTSAQWLSSTYINSDSERIAAKANERSLTQLNSWIEQAARFDGKPMSEDSKRAIHLLKLMSSMPAPRDPAKLAELTQIATRMEGSYGAGKYCTDANDPNSCRQLGELEQVLARSRDYDKQLDAWQGWHSTTKSMRGDYQKFVGLVNEGAKGMGFTDAGQMWRSGYDMPPEQIGPETDRLWEQVKPMYEQLHCYARGKLDKTYGKDKAEVGNGLIAAHLLGNMWQQDWSNLWDQLEPYPGAGSLDITAALEKQYQTNLSAALAKAGKDANVAAQYKAQREAELRTAKQMTERAQDFYVSLGMPSLPQSYWEKTQFIKPDDRDVVCHASAWDMNMEGDVRTKMCIKPNEENFTTIYHELGHIYYDLAYNPLPPLFQGGANDGFHEAIGDTIVLAMTPKYLSSIGLVDAPTESREAVINNQMRMALSGVSFLPFGLMIDRWRWGVFDGSITADNYNKAWWDLKAKYQGVAPASTRGEEFFDPGAKYHVPGNTPYTRYFLARILQFQFYKGLCDASGYKGPLHECTFYGNKEAGQKYWAMLSKGASQPWQATLKELTGTDKLDAGPMIEYFSPVNEWLKQQNEGQMCGWQANAAPAAK, encoded by the coding sequence GTGAAACACCGTCATCTCCTGCTGGCCTCGGCAATCGCCGCCGCCACGCTGGCCCTGGCCGCCTGCAAGAAGGAAGCTGCGCCAGGCACCGATACCGCCAGCAGCAGCGCCCCGGCCGGCGAAACCGCCGACCAGTTCGTGGCCCGCATCAATGCCGAATTCAAGGCCGCCTACCCGGAGATGACCTCGGCGCAATGGCTGTCCTCCACCTACATCAACAGTGATTCGGAACGCATCGCGGCCAAGGCCAACGAGCGCTCGCTGACCCAGCTCAACAGCTGGATCGAACAGGCCGCCAGGTTCGATGGCAAGCCGATGAGCGAGGACAGCAAGCGCGCGATCCACCTGCTGAAGCTGATGTCCTCGATGCCGGCACCGCGTGACCCGGCCAAGCTGGCCGAGCTGACCCAGATCGCCACCCGCATGGAAGGCAGCTACGGCGCCGGCAAGTACTGCACCGATGCCAACGATCCGAACTCCTGCCGCCAGCTGGGCGAACTGGAACAGGTGCTGGCGCGCAGCCGCGACTACGACAAGCAGCTCGACGCCTGGCAGGGCTGGCACAGCACCACCAAGAGCATGCGCGGCGACTACCAGAAGTTTGTCGGCCTGGTGAACGAAGGTGCCAAGGGCATGGGCTTCACCGATGCCGGGCAGATGTGGCGCAGCGGCTACGACATGCCGCCGGAGCAGATCGGCCCGGAAACCGACCGCCTGTGGGAACAGGTCAAGCCGATGTACGAGCAGCTGCACTGCTATGCACGCGGCAAGCTGGACAAAACCTACGGCAAGGACAAGGCCGAAGTGGGCAACGGCCTGATCGCCGCGCACCTGCTGGGCAACATGTGGCAGCAGGACTGGTCGAACCTGTGGGACCAGCTGGAACCGTACCCGGGTGCCGGCAGCCTGGACATCACCGCTGCGCTTGAAAAGCAGTACCAGACCAATCTGAGCGCGGCGCTGGCCAAGGCCGGCAAGGATGCCAACGTAGCGGCGCAGTACAAGGCGCAGCGCGAGGCCGAACTGCGCACCGCCAAGCAGATGACCGAGCGCGCGCAGGACTTCTACGTGTCGCTGGGCATGCCATCGCTGCCGCAGTCCTACTGGGAAAAAACCCAGTTCATCAAGCCCGATGACCGCGACGTGGTCTGCCACGCCAGTGCCTGGGACATGAACATGGAAGGCGATGTGCGCACCAAGATGTGCATCAAGCCGAACGAAGAGAACTTCACCACCATCTACCACGAGCTGGGCCACATCTATTACGACCTGGCCTACAACCCGCTGCCGCCGCTGTTCCAGGGCGGTGCCAACGATGGCTTCCATGAAGCAATCGGTGACACCATCGTGCTGGCGATGACGCCCAAGTACCTCAGCTCGATCGGCCTGGTCGATGCGCCGACCGAAAGCCGCGAGGCGGTCATCAACAACCAGATGCGCATGGCGCTGTCGGGCGTGTCGTTCCTGCCGTTCGGGCTGATGATCGACCGCTGGCGCTGGGGCGTGTTCGATGGCTCCATCACCGCCGACAACTACAACAAGGCGTGGTGGGACCTGAAGGCCAAGTACCAGGGCGTGGCCCCGGCAAGCACGCGAGGCGAGGAGTTCTTCGATCCAGGCGCGAAGTACCACGTGCCGGGCAACACCCCGTACACCCGCTACTTCCTGGCGCGCATCCTGCAGTTCCAGTTCTACAAGGGCCTGTGCGATGCCTCCGGCTACAAGGGCCCGTTGCATGAGTGCACCTTCTACGGCAACAAGGAAGCCGGCCAGAAGTACTGGGCGATGCTGAGCAAGGGTGCCAGCCAGCCGTGGCAGGCCACACTGAAGGAGCTGACCGGTACCGACAAGCTCGATGCCGGCCCGATGATCGAGTACTTCAGCCCGGTCAACGAATGGCTGAAACAGCAGAACGAAGGCCAGATGTGCGGCTGGCAGGCCAACGCGGCCCCGGCGGCGAAATGA
- a CDS encoding phosphatase PAP2 family protein produces the protein MPVQPIDSVAPLATSPLASKFAVTHIWLPVAIGLPVFTLLMGFGGDQWVADHLFRLEGGHWALQDAWVTRTLVHKAGKWLSTAAALVAILLCFHHWRKGRDRTLRWALLYVVIAMALGTGVISLLKSLVPMECPWDLLRYGGNQPFIGLLTVRPSGMSPQACFPAGHASAGYAWLCLYFFALLWRPAWRWAGLWIGLGAGLVFGIGQQLRGAHFLSHDIATAMICWLLSLGLYLIVKRVLIRHQLDRPNRQEANA, from the coding sequence ATGCCCGTCCAGCCCATTGATTCGGTAGCACCGCTTGCGACATCGCCACTGGCGTCAAAATTTGCCGTAACTCACATCTGGCTGCCTGTTGCAATCGGTCTGCCCGTGTTTACGCTGCTGATGGGTTTCGGCGGCGACCAGTGGGTGGCCGATCATCTGTTCCGCCTCGAAGGCGGCCATTGGGCACTGCAGGACGCCTGGGTCACCCGCACACTGGTGCACAAAGCCGGCAAATGGCTGAGCACGGCAGCAGCCCTTGTGGCGATTCTGCTGTGCTTCCACCACTGGCGTAAGGGTCGCGATCGCACCCTGCGGTGGGCGCTGCTTTATGTCGTAATTGCCATGGCGCTGGGCACCGGTGTGATCTCTCTACTGAAATCACTGGTGCCGATGGAATGCCCCTGGGACCTGCTGCGTTATGGCGGCAACCAGCCCTTCATCGGGCTGCTCACCGTGCGCCCAAGCGGCATGTCGCCCCAGGCCTGCTTCCCCGCTGGCCACGCCAGCGCCGGCTACGCCTGGCTGTGCCTGTACTTCTTCGCGCTGTTGTGGCGTCCTGCCTGGCGCTGGGCCGGACTGTGGATCGGCCTCGGCGCCGGGCTGGTGTTCGGCATCGGCCAGCAACTGCGCGGCGCCCATTTCCTTTCCCATGACATTGCCACTGCAATGATCTGCTGGCTGCTTTCGCTGGGCCTGTACCTGATCGTCAAACGCGTCCTGATCCGCCATCAGCTGGACCGTCCCAACCGCCAGGAGGCGAACGCATGA
- a CDS encoding response regulator transcription factor, whose protein sequence is MRLLVIEDNRQLVANLFDYFESRGHVLDVAPDGITGLHLAGSHPYDAVILDWMLPRMEGPEVLRRLRAEHASEVPVIMLTARDELPDKIAGFRAGADDYLTKPFALPELEVRLEALLLRAQGRNPRKRLQVGDLVLDLATLEAQREGQVLHLYPACRKLLEVLMRASPGAVTRQQLEFALWGDEPPDGDLLRSHVYELRRSVDGPFGEKLIHTLPRVGYRLAVTTGSDAGKDPDEGA, encoded by the coding sequence ATGCGTCTGTTGGTGATCGAGGACAACCGCCAGCTGGTGGCCAACCTGTTCGACTATTTCGAGTCGCGCGGGCACGTGCTCGACGTGGCTCCGGATGGCATCACCGGCCTGCATCTGGCCGGCAGCCACCCCTACGATGCGGTGATCCTGGACTGGATGCTGCCGCGCATGGAGGGCCCCGAGGTGCTGCGCCGGCTGCGCGCCGAGCACGCGTCGGAGGTGCCGGTGATCATGCTGACCGCGCGCGATGAGCTGCCGGACAAGATCGCAGGCTTCCGCGCTGGAGCCGATGATTACCTGACCAAGCCGTTCGCGCTGCCCGAGTTGGAGGTGCGGCTGGAGGCCCTGCTGCTGCGCGCGCAGGGGCGCAACCCGCGCAAGCGGCTGCAGGTCGGCGACCTGGTGCTGGACCTGGCGACCCTGGAGGCCCAGCGAGAGGGCCAGGTGCTGCACCTGTATCCGGCCTGCCGCAAGTTGCTGGAGGTGCTGATGCGGGCCAGTCCCGGTGCGGTCACCCGCCAGCAGCTGGAATTTGCCCTGTGGGGCGACGAGCCGCCGGACGGCGACCTGCTGCGCTCGCATGTCTACGAGCTGCGCCGCAGCGTCGATGGGCCGTTTGGCGAAAAGCTGATCCATACCCTGCCGCGGGTTGGTTATCGGTTGGCCGTGACCACCGGCAGCGACGCTGGCAAGGATCCTGATGAAGGTGCGTAA